One genomic region from Microcoleus sp. FACHB-672 encodes:
- a CDS encoding pentapeptide repeat-containing protein gives MKSEELLKRYVGGERNFCGVDLSGADLRVTNLTGINLAGAKLNHAFLVGTNLAGANLFGAELVGTNLASACLIGAKFTQAKFCETNLIGADLTGADLGGLSLAQMQIIGSRLFSANLAGANLKFVNFTGSDLNKANLAGADLTEANLTGTHLTFTKLTSAILQKANLTGANLTGADLSEANLTSADLTRTHLSGTKLVKAILWNANLTDAILDHTNLAGAAMNGATMPDGTMNPG, from the coding sequence ATGAAAAGTGAAGAACTTCTAAAACGATATGTCGGCGGGGAAAGGAATTTCTGCGGGGTAGACCTGAGCGGAGCCGATCTGAGAGTCACGAATTTAACCGGCATAAATCTTGCTGGGGCAAAACTTAATCACGCTTTCTTAGTGGGGACAAATTTAGCCGGCGCGAACCTTTTTGGCGCAGAGTTGGTGGGCACAAATTTAGCGAGTGCCTGTCTGATCGGGGCCAAATTCACTCAGGCAAAATTCTGTGAGACAAACCTAATCGGCGCAGATTTAACCGGCGCTGACTTGGGTGGGTTATCGCTGGCACAAATGCAAATTATTGGCTCACGGCTGTTCAGTGCCAACCTTGCCGGTGCAAATTTGAAATTTGTCAACTTCACCGGCTCAGATTTAAATAAAGCCAACCTTGCCGGTGCAGATTTAACGGAAGCAAATCTGACCGGCACCCATCTCACCTTCACCAAACTCACCTCAGCGATCTTGCAAAAAGCCAACTTAACGGGAGCGAATTTAACAGGTGCAGACTTAAGCGAGGCAAATTTAACAAGTGCAGACTTAACTCGCACACACTTAAGCGGCACAAAATTAGTCAAAGCGATCCTGTGGAATGCCAATTTAACAGATGCCATCCTCGACCACACAAATCTAGCCGGTGCCGCGATGAATGGCGCAACGATGCCCGATGGCACAATGAACCCAGGATAG